atattcagtttattaataatcattaattGCTTAATCCTCACtgcggtggtatgctggagcctatcctagatgACTTTGGgggagaagcagggtacaccctaatTGGTCACCAGGTTTTTGTTAatgttgaatcctacttcattcacttatcactgtggTAATAATTAGTTTGGGCGGgatatttttcagaaattatatttaaaaaaattaaataatacatggaaaaaaaatatggagaaatatttttaaaaataagtgaTAATGAAGCCAGGTTGCATGCAGCACCCTAAGTCGCCAGATAATTCTAACTTTCCACTCCAGTGATGACAGAGTGTTTGGAACTTTGCAAAGCAGCCAATTATTGCCTGTGGAGATAAAGGTGCACAAGCTAACCTTGCGTAGCATTgcagcgcgcacacacacacacacacacacacacaggtggacttgtgcaagtgtgaagccaatgaatgaatgcacaatCAAAGATATGTCAGCATTTGAGCTGCTGAAGCATGAAATGTCAGCACCGAGTGAGCTGCTTGTCACAGTTGATAGACGCCACAGAGATGACGTACTGctcgcttttttttccccctcctttctttttttcttttagggTGATGTCTTTTATTGAGAAAAGTGTGGCCAGGCTAGACCAGCTGGAAAGACTGGAAGCTCTGGCAGTGGAGCTGGGGAAAAGCCATTACCACTACAATGCCCCCCCTAAATACTACAGTGTAAGACCCCACATAAAGTGCTTTtgttttattacatattatgacCTCATCTTTATGTTTGCAGTACGTTGGAGCAGAATTCATCAGTGCTGTGCAGCCCATCCTCAAGGACAATTGGACCACCGAGCTGGAGGAGGCGTGGAAGGTGATGAGGCCACGTGGAACATgtcaacatgtactgtacatgccaCTGGAGCATACAAAGTACATGCTGCTGTCATATCATGTCAATGTGCATTCTAAGTAATGGTAACGCTACACATTACATTCAAACAGCAGTGGTTTTTGCATCAGTATGAGGGCACAACGACCCAATGTGACCTTCtttcttttatatttgtatataatgcATCATAATCTAGGTGTCTTTGCACTTAAATATAAAGTGCaaagacataaatatatttGCTTTTTACTCAGTTGACTTCATAGCCAGCTAGCACTGTTACGTAAGAGTGGGATCAattgtatttttctgtattattatgttatgtatcAAGGCTGCTAAATGCATTTTGGAGTCATGGGCAGGGCTTATTCTttcaaaaaaacatctaaaaacacatttgaagcAAAATTGAGTTACATTTTCATAAGAACAGTTTGTTTCATactacactttttaacataaaaTACACCATTATCATTTTAGACAGACATGCGGTATCTAAAGGACAACAGCAATCGCGTGCTGTGCATCtttgctgccctcttgtggtgcATGGTTGCCATCGACCTGTTTGTCAGTACAATCGTAACTGTACTAGTCATTTTGTTCATCAGTGTTACACTAGTAGCAGTGGATTATTGCACAGGATGcatttaaaaatgacttttccatAATCTGTCCATTCGTGTATAATCACTAAAGTGGCACCAACTAACTAAACAAATTAACTTACTATTATTAATGCTGACCAATTGTGTTTTGTGGTCAGACTTTGTTCCAGTACGTGACCGGCTTGATGAAGCAGGGCTACGAGGAGGAGTGTGAGCGACAGCACCAGGCAGCAGTCTCCCCAAAGGAGAGGGCAGACAAGAGGAACACAGCGCTTTGAGGGACCGTACAGTACAAATATTGATGTACATAATGTGAATACACAAAAGCAGTGGAGTGACTTTTAACACAGCACTTTATTTGTCAACTTAAATCCTGCTGCAATCCCCCGACACAACGCACTGGCTGGGACTTAGGATGCATCATCCGGAAATCAAACATGCCTTTCAGTACATCTGCAAcgtgtacatatactgtatgttgtgctATTTAGCTCCATAAAGATATCGGATTCACGTTATGATGAACTGAAGCTTTCTTTTGACAAAATAAGATGGCCAATGCGGCAGCTTCGTGTGGTCATTAAATGGGGGAATAGTTGTactaaaaattcaaaaattggttgaaaaattggtaaaaaaaaaaaaaaaaacaacaaaaataaaaaaagatttatgTGTTTCTAAGCACCTCTTCTGAAAGTTCAATACGTGTGTTTCTCAAGAGAcatggcttttaaaaaaaacctttttgacAATTCTAATTTGAACATAAATAGGAAATAGGGAGCGTCGCCATGAAATAGACAAGAGGACAACAGACCGTAGGACTGCATGGATTGGGCACCAGCGATGACGACTGCCGAGAGCGGTCAATCTGTGCTATACAACAAATCCTCATGGATGGCACAAGAGTCGACGTAGAGGTGTTGTCATGGCAAAGTATGGAAGTGGTCGCTGGAAGGATGTACACAGATTCTGGCGGAAGGACCGAGGGGGGTCGTTTGGGTTGGGACGTGCCCCCATCCTTTCAGCTGGACCAGGGTCAGTTCATAAACCTAGGAGTCTATTGCTCACTGGGTGGCTTTGGTTTTCTTGCTTTTGCTCTTCTTATCCTTCTTTTTCAGTCCATCCATGTGTGCTCTGAGTAGGTTGGAATAAGCCTAGAAAGAGGTGGTCCAGTGGATTATTAATGATACTCCACCTTACATAGCCGAAGTAAACACAACAAAGGTGATAGCACACGTGAATGGGCTGAAGCACGAATGCTATAGAGCTGTGTTATCAGGGTGGGTgcccaaagttttttttttgatgggaATAGAGTGTTAGCATTGGTGCACGACTGTAGGACCATATTGCCATATACAggattatattttaataatgagGTGATTTGCTTCTCTTTAAGCCAAGTTCTCATGGCTTGGTCTAAGGAAAGAATAGTGCTGCATGGTGTGGATAAAAAAATTTGCTTGTAACATGTCTATTTGGGTTCTTACACCAAAACAGTGTGAGCTCCATAGCCAATCCCCCAAGCTTCCAGGGTGACGTGTCCGATTGTCAGGCGGATTTCACACACTATTTTCAGGCTACTGGAAGCCCAAAACTACACCATACTTTTACCGCCCTCGCTGAACATTCTTCCATTTTAGCCAGGGTGCTCCtctggttgttgtttttttaaactttaccCCTATTATATTGGACACGCTACGAAGCGCatgtacattacattttttcatcCGACTTTATGTGACTTTGAATACACTTATTTGCCCCCATCTCTTGGAGGCAGGGCCAACAACAACCGAATGTGATGTGATGTAAAACCCAGTAATACCTTTAGGCTAATTCTGGCATATTGACAGAATGCATATAAATATGTGCTGTCCctgtaaaataaaactactCAGACTTGGTAACTATTGGCTAGATATAATATATGTTGAGGATATACGTATGGTATCACATGAACACGGAAGCAGCCAAcgataaatgtaaaaaaaaatgaaacacatACCATCTGAAACTTGATGACCTCTTTGATGTTGACCTGCAAGAAAAGAGGTTGACTTCATGAAGACAAGCACACGTTATTCAGAACAACAGATACAATTAAAATCCAACAATAAGCTCACCACTGTGCTAATTTTCTTCTTGCCATCTGAAGCTCTGAGAAGACATTTATTGTCAGCAGGCTCAAAGGACTCCGAGTGGCCTTTTCTGGGCACTGGCTTGGTCCTCCCATCATCTGGGGGGAAAGAATCACAACGTGTTTAACAGGGGGAACATGCACACCATTGAATATGGATAATATACCAACATTAgatacaatggaacctcaaaACCAAGTTCATTATGGGATGCAGGGATAAGGAGAATCactagtatgctaacaatgaAATCAGTCACATAGCCATAGACTTGGTCCTGGACTGCTGGATAGGCTATTGTGCTAATAGAGAATTAAATGATCAAGCAACCGGGAATCACAGGTCCAGGGTTACAGAAGCCTACTTACACTTTTTCAATGTGATGACAACACTACCAGAAGATCTGCACTTCTGGAACAAACGAGTGAGTTCTGTGAGGAACTACAAGAGAGAAGAAAATACACAGAAGTCAACTTCAAGCGTTCATGACAAGGCACAAACCGACACACTGAGTTCAGACAAAAAGTAGACAGAAACGAAGGTTCTAACGACCAACAGGTGATGCATAAAGACACTAATCAGATTAGGTTAGGGTggagtaaatataaaatacaattacaacaGTTTAAGGGCTACTGGTAGTCATTGTTTCGTACCAAGATGAGCCTCAAATAGTACAGTAATTAAGCTGAAATTAGAATAACTTCAATGATGCAGACTTGGTTTTGGAAGAACAGTTTTTAACACAGAAACGATATTGTTACCAATACTAATACCTTACTCAACAAATATTTTCCGTTTCAGCCGAATTAATTCTCCTCGTGACTTTATcagtttaaaaaacattttccggCAATAGATATATTTACATTAGCTGGTGCTAGCTTCACCTATACTGAAGCTAGCAGTAAAGCGAACCAGACTCATGTTGATTCTGTCAGGCTTTAACGGTCGGCGTAGTCAAAATTGGAGTCTACTTCACTATTAATGATGACAAAACCcatttttcaatgaaaataaGCTGAATTCTTACCGAATCGTTTTCGAGCAGCACCATGTTTGTGACTAAATGTAACCGTTAGCTTACTTGCCGCAAGCTAACAGTTAGAAGCACACGTAATACTTCACCCGGAGCCCCGCCTCTCGATAAACACTTCCGCTATGTTTGTCTTAATCACAGCGCCTCCTATTGGCGTGGAGAAGTAAAGTGAAACCCTCAACTTCCTCCTTTTATTTTAGACAACATTAATAAGCAATAAGCAACAACGTGCACTTACTTCAGATTGTAATCAAGCTGCCTATTGCTGAgtagtttatatatatttatttaataaatgctGTGCCATCCGAGTCATTTGTTAttgctttttaaataaaaaaaaaaatccagatttaATCTCCAGGCACATACAGAcatggaatttaaaaaaaaaagcatctgcaTTAAATGGACAGTTTAaaacaattttatgaaaataagacAATTTCACAATATACGACACAATACTTCATTAATTCAGGTCTtcagcagtatagaaaatgtatggacaaGTGGAAATAGTTCATATCAATAGTAGATATAAAGGTGACAAAAACTAAATAGTTGGAGTTAAATGCCTGAATATGGAAAGCCTTTATAAATGCTCATGATGACAGCATACATTCTGGGTGATGTCCCAGGGTGGACAGGTTCACCGCAAAGTCAGAGTACCAGTCCCTGTTGAACACAGCCTTAAGCTGGCCGTGCACGGTCTTGGTCTTCCATAAAGGGTAAGGAGCTTGCTGGGAAATCACCAGACCTACTCCAGCTGTGTTTACAAAGTAGTCCCCTGACCAGTTGGATGTGCCTGCAAAGCAAAGATCTCATTAATAATTGATCAAGACAAAGGTCAGCAATTACTCAGTACTCACCAATGTAGGCCATTTTTTCAGACACCATGTATTTATTGTGGTTGATTCGGCTAAAGGGAATGTTTGTCTGGTTTCCCATTGGTATAATGTACAACTTCTaaatgcacacacaaaacaacttGTAAAATAATATGTTGACTTCAAACAGGATCATTTAGTCAGCTCCTTACAATTTGGATCCTGATATTCTCCTGGATGCTGTTCAGTGAGGCGAGGGACTGAAGGAATGGCAGCATTGCAGGAAAGAAGCTTCTCCTGCAGCTGATAAGCATCCGGATCCTCACCTTCCTGTCAACTGCAGCTGTCCTGATTGCGGTGTCAATAAGGGGCCAGTATCTGCAAGAACAATACAGTGAGGCCATAAACCAAAAAATGTTGCTTGATTGGGGccaattgtttttattattactatcattcaCCTCATGCGCTGTCGTGTGGGTAAATACTGCATGACAGCCACGTCAATGGAATGTTCAGCTTCTGAGATAATGGATATAATAGCCTCCAGGTCTTGAGTCCGTGATGCAGGACAGAATGATGGTGGGGAACccttaatacaaaaaaaaaaaaatacttgttgcATCACAAGGTATACATTAAggtcaagtcaaagtcaagcATGCAATTTTGTATACAGATTTGGACCTACATAAGCCACACCGGACTATAAACCAATGCAGTGACATTATAAAAGGGCATATTGTGGTGAGCATAAGCTCTTTATTTGCGAGGAGTCAATCATGAGCTGTGAAAAAAACTTACGACGAGcacattggaaattgcaggaggtcattactcaatatcaataaactcatcacacagcaacctaccactcaaaaggtgtacctaaatatagacaaacaagtaccaatacggatttaaatgtttaaaaaggttttcccataatgcactgCGCCTGGGCAAAACATTTTATTAGGGTACAAGTGGCATataaatgggtggatggatggatggacagcacCACAATGGCGCCTTGTCCAACTTAGGGAGCCAGAGagtccagagggaggctgacatcattgcagcatccTGACAAGCACCAATGAGTACATTGTtcagacaaaatgcattatgggaaaactttaaaatctatactattataattttaaactgtatatttcttaggtacaccttttgagtgctaagttgctgtgtgacgagtttagtgttctttgtaagatgacaccatgagtcggCCTTTTATATTGAGTGGCACATTATTTAAATGATTGATAATAATTCTGAAACAGGGTTGAAAGCGTGAAGTCCGTCATCCGGGTACTGACCGTGCATTTCTCCGCACTGTGAAGTATATGGAAATAGCTAGAAACTCACTGCTATGTAGAGTTGGCTGGTGATGTTTCCATCtttcaccagcagggggcgcgcTTTATTGATGTTAGTGTCAAAGGTGCTTGGCCAAACAGCTGGCAAGGTGCTATTGGGCTGTCCCATCACCCAGTAAGACAGGAAGATCTTATGGAGGTCTCTTGCCAGACTGGAGCAGTTATAGATGACGGCACCCAGTTCTTTGACCTACACAGGCACCCATGTAGTGACAAATCTATGTTCTATTTTTATGATGTCACATTACCTGTGTCAGAGCCCTCCAGTCCATGTTGGCGCTGCCTACAAATACATGCTTTCTGTCCACTACCCAGAACTTGCTGTGCAGGACCCCATTTGTCAGGCGACCAAAGTTCACCTTACGCACATGCGCTCCTGCAGAGGATAGACAGATAAATAAATGGATGTCAGTGACAAACAAAAAGCATTTTACAAACCCAAACCTTTCTGTTTTAAGATCTTTAAATCAGTGGAGTTTGCTACAATTGAAGGAACGCTGGTCACTAGTCGGAGAGAGACGTTCTTGGAGGGAAGCGACTTGTTGCTCCAGGATTTCCCGCCCCTGTCATTGTCAAAAACAATCACATCACTATGATATCCATAAAGAACTCCAGAACATTATGGTCTCGTGGGAACTTGCTGGTATATCAGACGAAGAGTTGACATTGATGTCCTTCCCAGTCAATGTCCAGTAAAAAGACACCACTTCCAGCTCTTCCGTTGCCATGGAGAGAAGATCTTTCCAAGCTTTTTCCAAAGGGATCCCGAATGTTACATTGGCTTTATATTTTACGTGTTGAGGAATACTCTCCACCAGACTCATACTGTAAAGGGGAATATTACATTATGagcatatattaatattactaattactaatatatatatttaatatataataaatataaatatatataattactaatatatatattactaatgCGAGGGCCGTTTATTCTCAGAGGAGAAACCACATGGAGGCTCTGTGCTCTATGAAAACCCCTGTCAGAGACTATACAGTAATCTGCAATATTGCAAATTTCCCATTTATTGCAGTTTAAATTCACACATACGCCTCTTGAATCCCACTGAAATTTCCGAcccttttaataaaaatgtcccTCTCCATTTGTATATATCATAAAATTGTTACCAAAAGAATGTACTTTAAACAAAAGCACTATCATTAAGTTGGTTACCTGCATTGGTCCACAGAAAGCTTATCACCATCTACTACATCCAGAGGAAGAATGACGTGACTCTGGGGAGCCCGGGGTCTCTCAAGCACAGCAATAGCAAGCAGAATCCCCAAGGTGGTGAGACTGGCCAATACCATAACAAAAGTCACAAGGTGCCTTGACCCCTGATGTGATAAATCAAATTCAGGGAAAAGTGTCACACTGTACAAAGCAATGaaactgacaaaaaaacaaacatacgtTTTTGTTTGACAGATAGTCACATAGGCTGCTGCACATGGAGATCATCTTTTCATGAACCAGTGACCTAATGGAGTTAAATAAAAAGAAACCAATGTGCGTTTATCCACGAAGTGTAAATAAACTTAAGTCAAAGGGTTGAACTCACGTGAAGCTGATGCAGAAAGAGtcagaacaaacaacaaatgtgCTTCCTCCACCCTGCGCTGTACTGTACTCACTTCCCCAtcacttcattttcatttcacctTTCCGATTTGTCATTGCTTAGAAtagtaaatgttaaaaaaaaaaaacgactacaATAAAACATTTGTGCTAGTTTCATTTATTTGGAAAATACCCATATAGTTCTTTGACACAAGGAccaaacataaaacacaaagaaGACAACTAGAAGTGATTctctccaaacacacacaaatttctaaaaaaaaaaaaaaaaaaaaaaaaaagataagacaCAAACTGacattatatttacattgtagCTTTGTAAGGTCTTCGTTGGGATTAAACCCCAGTATCCCATCAAAGATGATTAGCAGCAACACGTCACACATTCACTTGTAAACAGCTTGCACTTGGCTGCAAGACGCGTCCTCACAGCTCCTGTGGCACTTGCATAAACCTGACAATCATGGACAACCTGGACTGGGGAAGAGGAACAATATAGCGTGCTGGTGCACCATGGTACGTTATATTCATCCTGCAGGAGAAAAAGGCTTTGAAATTGCAGCATGTAGAGACGAGGAGATAAGGTTGTGCTACTTTAGTGCAAAAAGCCTGAAGACATTTAGAGGTAATTGGTGATCACAAACGATCAAGCACTTACAATATCTCCtaatgacaaaattaaatatCAGGACGCAGAGTGAGGACTTGCCAGAAGTGGCCTTGTGATTGAGGGGACGCTTTAGTAAGAGATGATGTGGTCAAAGAATGCTAATGAATCACAACATCTTAACCGCGGTATCACACTACAAAACTAACTAAAATTGGTTCCTTAAAATTAAGTTTTACATTACCTGTTTATTTGGTTAACTTTAAGTCAGATATATAAAActgacagattaaaaaaaaatcataattcacAGATTGTAGAGTCCGAAGAATGCCTCCCCATCATGCCATCTTGCATATAATAAATGCGTGTCCCACAAAAGAGCCCTTATAAATAGTTGACATTCATTGAGAAATCTGGTGAACATCGATCAAGAACACACAACACGTCGATAGCGGCATTCCTGCAAAACTAATATATTCAAGAATGTGATTTACCAGTGAGCGCAAGCACAATTAAAGTTTAAGTTGGAATCCCTGAGTAGATTCTTCTCAGgttgctttttttaatgttacgaATGCATCTTCATTTAGGTTTAGCTTAAAAATCAGCAGTTGGTCAATGATTGGAAAATGTCAcacgcctgcacacacacaaaagtagtGTTGTAGGAACGATTCAGTGAGAAACAGTCTTAGACTGGATGTTGTTACATCACCGTAGTGCTCAAAGTTCAGTAGTGTGTTTTTGACTGGTTGTGTGGGAAGTTCCAAGTCTGTTTCACCTTCCACTTTCCCCCCTCTCCGCTCAATTTCACTTCCTGCAAAAAGGTCTGACACCTGTGTTTGTGGTTCAGGCCTGGAGGAGGCTGATATCAAACCAAGCATCCCTCTCTGATGTCGTCTGGTGTTACAGCGGCCCTACGCACGCTCTCACCTGGTCTCCGACCGCCGCCTCGCTTCGACACGGAGTGGACTGTTCTCCAGTCTCGTGAGGCTGCAGGTCTGGAAGAGCGATCACCTAATGAGGACGGGACCTCAGAGCGAGAATCCGGCTGGCAACTGGGCTCCATGACTGTATTTatgactgaaaaaaatatacaatttaaagAAGTATTCAGGTTTTGCTCATGCAATGTCAATGAATAATGACTTACCCTCAAGTTGTCTTTGGACTCTCCTGAGTTCTTTCAAAATAGAAGTGATGTCctgaaatgcagtttttcattAGCCTTCAAATATTTATGCTGAAacacgacaacaacaaaaaacaatcaaacCTTATTTGACGCTTTGATGACAGGGCCATCACCATCAGAATTCACTTCAGCCTCAATTTGTTCCCAGACATCCATCCTGTCCTGAAACAGTACTCTGAATAGACAGGAGGATGTTATTGGACAATCTGCATATTTGTGCCTGAAGCTACTGCATAAATCAGGAAAGAACACGATTACAAAGTAAAACCAAAAATGCACGGTCATAGATAAACCAGATGTTGGACAATTATTAATCCAGTGCATCCCAAGGTTTTCCCTCAACGGgatcaacatttttatatagAATATAAAATAGACCTTTAAGTGAAGCAGATGAAAAGATGTGAATGTATTGTATGTAGGTTCCTCTTACTTGATCTTCTCAGACAGTTGCTCCGTATTCTCTCTGATGGCCATGATGACCTGAGACACTGGATTGAGCATGGGGTCATCCACAATGATCTGCAGGAACAAGTAGATGCATCATGGACATGAGATGCTTCAGACCTTTATGTGAGGCGGTGCATCGTGTCAAACCTCCTCTGTGTTGTGAGGTTGCTCCATGAAGTTTGGCTCACGATCACGCAAGTTTAGACACGGTTCTGCCGCTGATGAAGAACTAGGTGGGGCTCTTTCATAGTTTAATCCCGTTTCTGGTATATGGTGAATCAGCTGCAACACAGAAagacttcaaataaaaaaaactgtaccaCATCTTGGTTCAAAAAGGAAATGTATTGCATGAGTATTTTTAAGTGGTGAGAATCCTTAGAATAATGTCTGCTTACTTTTTCGTGAGCAGTCATTGCAGACACAGGCATGCTTCTCTCCACGCTTGAGCTCTGTTGGTCGCCTTCACCTGCGACATCGTGAATCTCTCTTGCCAAGATGGCGAGATCTTTGGCCAAGTCTTGACTCAAGCTAACACAGAAGGACCATCAACGAGATGATTTTATAGAAAATGTGAGTGGTGATCAGGGACGGAGAGCTCTGTTATTTCATACCGTGCAATCTCAGCACTGTGTGTGGACCAGTTGTGGAAGGCCTCTGCCTCCTGGTTCTCCTCCTCAGAATCTTTGCTGCTGGGTTTCGGGTGGACCGGAACCACTGGGTGGGGTCGAGGTGGACGGTGTGGGCTGTGTGAGGCTGAGGAAGGTTGGGAGCGTTTGTGTTTAGGAATGCTTTGACTGCAGTCGTACTCCTCGTCTGAGGTGGAGGTATAGCCAGAACCTTTCTGCCGTCTCCGAGAGCCTTGGCAGCGTGAATTGGTTTGAGTTAAAGAGGACGGGGGAAGGGAGAAAATGGACAGAAGGAGGGAGAGATTGCATCATAGTACACCGCCAAGAAGTTTGACACAAGGGTTCACAAATGAGGGGGGGTAGGTGCTGTAGAAGTGCTTGCTTCTAAAGAATTGTTTAGGTTTACTGGTATTCATTtggcaaaaaatatttatgaaatgAAAAGAGCAAAACTTACACTTCCACAGCACACAAGCTCAACAAAATGAGCTGATAGTGCACCTTTCCATTTCCCCACAACTATAAATAGACAGGTCCTTAATGTTGAAGAATGCAAGTGTTAATATCGTTAGTAAGATTAGATTCCCTCTCACACAAACAGTGTGTAAATAATAGATAAATACAGCTGATTGAGTAGAGATGACAATAAAAGTACACTGCCTATAAACCTGAAATGGAATGAGGGGTTTGAAGTTGACCTGTCAGTTTTTCCACTTTGGTGGTCGTATCAGAGCTGTAACACAGGCAGGATGCCACCTCTGTGGTAAGGACACACTATTATGCAAGGATTGATGCGTCATACAGTAGACTCACAGCCCTGCTCAACTGTGTTGGAAGAAagtgtaaataattttttttaatttttttttcttcagacgTATTGGAACAGTAAGGtgaatttctttatttttactgtagactgaaaacatttgggtttgGCATGAAAAGTAAACTTGAGACTAGAAAGCAACATTTATTTCCAGCTGTTCACATCTGGATCAGATGCACAATTTCGAAGATTGGTGTGTCTGATTACATTACTTATTCAACCCATGTCTATGCTCAGTTTGAGATTGGCGAGGGTGGGTTTTGCCTGTGTAGACTGCACATTGAGACAAAAACAACTTCCAATCAGAGAGCTATGGGTGAAAATCAAGCAAATGTGAATCAGAGAAAATGGAGAAATGCAAAGCCAGTACAAGCATTTAGAATACAGTGTCTTCAAGATGAAACAGACAAACAGGTTGACCAAATAAAAGGTGAAAATGGCGCTCTTGGGTCTCAAATTTGTCTTTTGATGTTTTCAgtctacagcaaaaataaattgTCCTCACTGTTCCAATTGTTCTGGAGGACACTGTATGTCACACCAGGCTGGTGCTGACGTCTTATTTTGGGAGACTGAGTCACTGTCTGAAAACGCACACAATTAGGGCAATGTCCTGCTTTGATGGGTGTATAAGGCAGATAAAAGGTGAATACATTTTGGGTCAAAT
The sequence above is drawn from the Doryrhamphus excisus isolate RoL2022-K1 chromosome 13, RoL_Dexc_1.0, whole genome shotgun sequence genome and encodes:
- the xgb gene encoding x globin, which produces MGCAISGLAESADLGEKSVHQDGVHLSQDDIDMIKESWKVIRDDIAKVGIIVFVRLFETHPECKDVFFLFRDVKDLERLRTSNQLRAHGLRVMSFIEKSVARLDQLERLEALAVELGKSHYHYNAPPKYYSYVGAEFISAVQPILKDNWTTELEEAWKTLFQYVTGLMKQGYEEECERQHQAAVSPKERADKRNTAL
- the srp14 gene encoding signal recognition particle 14 kDa protein, translating into MVLLENDSFLTELTRLFQKCRSSGSVVITLKKYDGRTKPVPRKGHSESFEPADNKCLLRASDGKKKISTVVNIKEVIKFQMAYSNLLRAHMDGLKKKDKKSKSKKTKATQ
- the LOC131140169 gene encoding LOW QUALITY PROTEIN: 5'-3' exonuclease PLD4 (The sequence of the model RefSeq protein was modified relative to this genomic sequence to represent the inferred CDS: inserted 2 bases in 1 codon), whose translation is MISMCSSLCDYLSNKNGSRHLVTFVMVLASLTTLGILLAIAVLERPRAPQSHVILPLDVVDGDKLSVDQCSMSLVESIPQHVKYKANVTFGIPLEKAWKDLLSMATEELEVVSFYWTLTGKDINVNSSSDIPGREILEQXKSLPSKNVSLRLVTSVPSIVANSTDLKILKQKGAHVRKVNFGRLTNGVLHSKFWVVDRKHVFVGSANMDWRALTQVKELGAVIYNCSSLARDLHKIFLSYWVMGQPNSTLPAVWPSTFDTNINKARPLLVKDGNITSQLYIAGSPPSFCPASRTQDLEAIISIISEAEHSIDVAVMQYLPTRQRMRYWPLIDTAIRTAAVDRKVRIRMLISCRRSFFPAMLPFLQSLASLNSIQENIRIQIKLYIIPMGNQTNIPFSRINHNKYMVSEKMAYIGTSNWSGDYFVNTAGVGLVISQQAPYPLWKTKTVHGQLKAVFNRDWYSDFAVNLSTLGHHPECMLSS